The genomic DNA GATGCTAAATTGCGTGTTGATATGCGAACGACAATTGCCCAGATGCATCAACGTTTGAAGACCAATATGATTTATGTTACCCATGATCAAATTGAAGCGATGACGATGGCTGACCGGATCGTGATTATGAATGATGGTAAGATTATGCAAGTTGGGACACCACACGAATTGTATAACGAACCAGTCAATCAATTTGTTGCTGGTTTCATGGGATCACCATCAATGAACTTCTTTAATGCGACTTTGCATGATGGTCGTGTAACGGACGGTGAAGGTCTAGATGTTGCGGTTCCAGAAGGCCAATTAAAGGCTTTGAAAGCGCAAGGCTATGATCAGCAAAAGATGATTGTCGGGATTCGGCCAGAAGATATTCACGCTGAACAAATTGCACTCGAAGCTATGCCAGATTCAATCGTCAAGACCAAGGTCATGGTATCTGAATTCTTAGGTGCTGAAAGCATGCTTTACTGCACGGCTGGTAAGTCCAAGTTTACGGCGCAAGTTGATGCACGTGATTATCATAATCCGGGCGAAAACGTAGAAGTTGCTTTTGAAATGACGAAAGCGCACTTCTTTGACCCTGAAACTAAGGATGTTA from Lactiplantibacillus paraplantarum includes the following:
- a CDS encoding ABC transporter ATP-binding protein, producing MVEMNLDHIYKKYEGNDKYSVTDMNLDIKDGEFIFFIGPSGCGKSTTLRMIAGLEDITEGDFKMNGQVMNDVEPKNRDIAMVFQTYALYPNMSVFDNMAFGLKIRKTYSNTEIKKRVDNAAEQLGLTDYLQRKPANLSGGQRQRVALGRAIVRDAGTFLLDEPLSNLDAKLRVDMRTTIAQMHQRLKTNMIYVTHDQIEAMTMADRIVIMNDGKIMQVGTPHELYNEPVNQFVAGFMGSPSMNFFNATLHDGRVTDGEGLDVAVPEGQLKALKAQGYDQQKMIVGIRPEDIHAEQIALEAMPDSIVKTKVMVSEFLGAESMLYCTAGKSKFTAQVDARDYHNPGENVEVAFEMTKAHFFDPETKDVIR